One genomic window of Quercus lobata isolate SW786 chromosome 9, ValleyOak3.0 Primary Assembly, whole genome shotgun sequence includes the following:
- the LOC115960166 gene encoding LOW QUALITY PROTEIN: uncharacterized protein LOC115960166 (The sequence of the model RefSeq protein was modified relative to this genomic sequence to represent the inferred CDS: deleted 2 bases in 1 codon) yields the protein MVKLSSARESRMYGPPLARNRLEYINAGLYLFATLVLLGGFEAQLSSEPKSGLVILLIALALIILVHVHDLVAHVSGIDCRLQLMELDLQLALVEFAVPVVQMLGSILFFLGDSFPFYSVQEEKGYDYFKLQKHGLNMLIAGPVLWVLGSIHNSCQIYERAGGHVQILQHSVHIPFLMGSLLFMVGAILNSHEQAGLAHYGLELLGRTWIWLGIFGSLLFFIGGLANVIKVFKMEQIDGLRMEKLRGGAHDRLIHEREGRVPLILEDHQRRKIRQVEEV from the exons ATGGTGAAACTATCATCTGCAAGAGAGAGTCGAATGTACGGACCTCCACTAGCTCGAAACAGATTGGAGTACATAAACGCGGGGCTATACTTGTTTGCCACCCTTGTTCTTCTTGGTGGGTTTGAGGCTCAACTCTCAAGCGAGCCCAAATCTGGTCTTGTTATTTTGCTCATAGCTTTGGCGCTTATCATATTGGTCCATGTGCATGACCTTGTGGCTCATGTTTCTGGGATCGATTGCCGGTTACAGTTGATGGAGCTCGACCTACAGCTCGCGCTCGTCGAGTTCGCGGTTCCTGTGGTTCAGATGCTCGgatccattcttttttttcttggggattcttttcctttttattcaG TGCAGGAAGAGAAAGGATATGATTACTTCAAATTGCAAAAGCATGGTTTGAACATGCTAATTGCTGGCCCAGTCCTATGGGTGCTTGGATCGATCCACAACTCATGCCAAATATATGAGAGAGCTGGAGGGCATGTCCAAATCTTGCAGCATAGTGTCCACATTCCATTTTTAATGGGAAGTTTGTTGTTCATGGTGGGTGCAATTCTCAACAGCCATGAGCAAGCTGGATTAGCCCATTATGGACTAGAGCTACTG GGTAGGACTTGGATTTGGCTAGGCATTTTTGGAAGCCTGTTGTTCTTTATTGGTGGATTAGCAAATGTAATTAAGGTGTTCAAGATGGAACAAATTGATGGACTAAGGATG GAGAAATTGCGGGGAGGGGCACATGACCGACTTATCCATGAAAGGGAAGGCCGAGTACCCCTCATCCTAGAAGATCatcagagaagaaaaataaggcAAGTCGAGGAAGTATAA
- the LOC115959363 gene encoding bidirectional sugar transporter SWEET3, translating into MGDKLHLAMGVMGNATSLLLYTVPILTFVRVVKMKSTEEFSCIPYIISLFNCLLYTWYGLPVVSYKWENFAVVSTNGIGILLEFSYIAIYFWYASAKNKKKAAMILTPGIVVICISIVISAFVFHDHHHRKIFIGSVGLLASAAMYGSPLVVMKQVIVTKSVEFMPFYLSLFSFLASSFWLAYGLVSHELFLAAPNLLGSPLGFLQLVIYFKYRKWGVVEEPKKWDLEKDGEKSKQLQPVINDSTNGISSRN; encoded by the exons ATGGGAGATAAGTTGCACCTGGCAATGGGAGTCATGG GAAATGCTACTTCTTTGTTACTTTATACTGTGCCCAT ATTAACTTTTGTAAGAGTCGTAAAGATGAAAAGCACAGAGGAGTTTTCATGTATTCCGTACATCATTTCACTATTTAACTGTCTCCTTTATACTTGGTATGGATTGCCAGTCGTAAGCTACAAGTGGGAAAATTTCGCTGTAGTTTCCACCAATGGTATAGGGATTCTTCTTGAGTTCTCCTATATTGCCATCTATTTCTGGTACGCTTCTGCTAAAAATAAG AAGAAGGCAGCTATGATATTGACACCTGGTATTGTGGTCATCTGCATCAGCATAGTTATCTCAGCTTTTGTTTTCCATGATCACCATCATCGAAAGATATTTATTGGGAGTGTAGGGCTGCTGGCTTCTGCAGCAATGTATGGTTCTCCACTGGTGGTTATG AAGCAAGTGATAGTTACGAAGAGCGTGGAATTCATGCCATTCTACTTATCCTTGTTCTCATTCCTAGCAAGTTCATTTTGGCTGGCTTATGGACTAGTGAGCCATGAGCTATTTCTTGCG GCTCCAAATCTGCTTGGTAGTCCCTTAGGCTTCCTTCAACTTGTGATCTACTTTAAGTACAGGAAGTGGGGAGTTGtagaagaaccaaaaaaatggGATTTGGAAAAGGATGGTGAGAAATCAAAGCAGCTGCAGCCTGTGATTAATGACAGTACTAATGGCATAAGTTCAAGAAATTAA